From a single Botrytis cinerea B05.10 chromosome 16, complete sequence genomic region:
- the Bcget4 gene encoding Bcget4 produces MSAKIDKIIARLQEKTAEGTYYEAHQQTRVVASRYIKSQNYPAATDILYSVSLSLLQASQGGSGGDLALFLLEVYNTSALTCDSASKGRLFTLLRAFSPEEPSRKRFITETIAWSSKTSAYPAGDPELHHVIGSLLAEEGEAYDAERHLILGTKDSAEVLAKMEYEWYLEDDSHTAALYASRAVLPYLLVGNVRDARKSLGIFTTRLREANAGLTVQELGGANEDIKIYPSIPLLNFLGLLLVAVQKGNSLDFKQLMKKYAGQMKEAGELWEEALTSVGEMYFGIQRPRQGNPLLDMMGSMFGGGMGGGAQQPQARRIGQSGGAPVAEGLD; encoded by the exons ATGTCTGCAAAGATCGATAAGATCATTGCGCGTTTGCAAGAAAA AACCGCAGAAGGTACCTACTACGAAGCGCACCAACAAACCCGCGTCGTCGCTTCCCGCTacatcaaatcccaaaaCTACCCCGCCGCAACCGACATTCTCTATTCCGTTTCGCTCTCTCTGCTGCAAGCGTCTCAGGGCGGTTCCGGGGGTGATCTcgctctcttcctcctcgagGTCTACAACACTTCAGCCCTAACCTGCGACTCCGCATCCAAAGGCCGACTCTTCACACTCCTGCGTGCGTTTTCGCCCGAAGAACCCAGTCGCAAGCGCTTCATTACCGAGACCATCGCGTGGAGTTCCAAGACCTCTGCGTACCCGGCTGGCGATCCGGAATTGCATCATGTGATAGGAAGTTTGCTCGCAGAGGAGGGAGAAGCGTATGATGCGGAACGACATTTGATACTCGGCACGAAGGATTCCGCGGAGGTGTTGGCTAAGATGGAATATGAATGGTATCTTGAGGATGATAGTCATACTGCTGCGCTGTATGCGAGTCGAGCTGTGTTGCCTTATTTACTAGTTGGGAATGTGCGGGATGCGCGCAAGAGTTTGGGGATTTTCACGACCCGTTTGCGAGAGGCGAATGCGGGGTTGACGGTGCAGGAATTGGGGGGCGCGAATGAGGATATTAAGATTTACCCTTCTATTCCCTTGCTGAATTTTCTGGGATTGTTGTTGGTAGCGGTGCAGAAGGGAAACTCGTTGGATTTCAAAcagttgatgaagaagtatGCGGGACAGATGAAAGAAGCTGGAGAGCTGTGGGAGGAGGCGTTGACGAGCGTGGGAGAAATGTATTTTGGAATTCAGAGACCGAGACAGGGAAATCCTTTGTTGGATATGATGGGGAGTATGTTTGGGGGTGGAATGGGGGGTGGAGCACAGCAACCGCAAGCTAGGAGGATTGGTCAGTCGGGGGGTGCACCAGTGGCCGAGGGTCTTGATTAG
- the Bcrai1 gene encoding Bcrai1 encodes MSTNNQAHPQVHVFNTLPLNQFERTRDAGNAAISRPQEIAHFSYDDNHEFHLDDSSIRWYYPPDIGTDLNRGFETFRKHDDSKDEHLESLLRALMEKEKTTNLKTEADIITWRGMMTKIIASLFDSRDGFQMNATCFEGTMYA; translated from the exons ATGAGTACTAATAACCAAGCACATCCTCAAGTCCATGTATTTAATACTCTTCCCTTAAATCAATTTGAGAGAACGCGTGATGCCGGCAATGCTGCAATTTCTAGACCTCAG GAAATCGCACATTTTTCTTATGATGACAATCACGAGTTTCATTTAGACGATTCTTCGATTCGCTGGTATTATCCGCCCGATATAGGGACGGATCTGAATCGCGGATTTGAAACATTCCGTAAACATGACGATTCAAAGGATGAGCATCTGGAATCGTTATTGAGGGCGTtgatggagaaagagaaaacgACAAATCTCAAGACTGAGGCGGATATTATTACTTGGAGGGGGATGATGACCAAA ATTATTGCGAGTTTGTTTGACTCTAGAGATGGGTTCCAAATGAATGCCACGTGTTTTGAG GGGACAATGTAtgcttga
- the Bcrai1 gene encoding Bcrai1, with product MSTNNQAHPQVHVFNTLPLNQFERTRDAGNAAISRPQEIAHFSYDDNHEFHLDDSSIRWYYPPDIGTDLNRGFETFRKHDDSKDEHLESLLRALMEKEKTTNLKTEADIITWRGMMTKIIASLFDSRDGFQMNATCFELCRGRPPI from the exons ATGAGTACTAATAACCAAGCACATCCTCAAGTCCATGTATTTAATACTCTTCCCTTAAATCAATTTGAGAGAACGCGTGATGCCGGCAATGCTGCAATTTCTAGACCTCAG GAAATCGCACATTTTTCTTATGATGACAATCACGAGTTTCATTTAGACGATTCTTCGATTCGCTGGTATTATCCGCCCGATATAGGGACGGATCTGAATCGCGGATTTGAAACATTCCGTAAACATGACGATTCAAAGGATGAGCATCTGGAATCGTTATTGAGGGCGTtgatggagaaagagaaaacgACAAATCTCAAGACTGAGGCGGATATTATTACTTGGAGGGGGATGATGACCAAA ATTATTGCGAGTTTGTTTGACTCTAGAGATGGGTTCCAAATGAATGCCACGTGTTTTGAG CTTTGTCGAGGAAGACCACCAATATAA
- the Bcrai1 gene encoding Bcrai1, with protein MSTNNQAHPQVHVFNTLPLNQFERTRDAGNAAISRPQEIAHFSYDDNHEFHLDDSSIRWYYPPDIGTDLNRGFETFRKHDDSKDEHLESLLRALMEKEKTTNLKTEADIITWRGMMTKIIASLFDSRDGFQMNATCFEGTIFVEEDHQYKVVTRARQDARQRPQPGRPSGDAMSFWGYKFETLCLMPTPWPETSRDYIENRDTEIVNNHAQYCSIVKTKIGGNALVIGGEVDGIYKGSKSEDGKSTEWLELKTSVTPRHRGDEQNFEKKLLKFWLQSFLLGVPHIIVGKRSPDGILQSVERINTAQIPGMVKRGGNNSWDGDMCINFANQILQFLKATIIGDGVWKIRRREKSMAIEVFKVEEKGHGGILSDEFVEWRGKLGQQTSLNSHVENSTVQMNGLNVTAGDAPQTALADTPLS; from the exons ATGAGTACTAATAACCAAGCACATCCTCAAGTCCATGTATTTAATACTCTTCCCTTAAATCAATTTGAGAGAACGCGTGATGCCGGCAATGCTGCAATTTCTAGACCTCAG GAAATCGCACATTTTTCTTATGATGACAATCACGAGTTTCATTTAGACGATTCTTCGATTCGCTGGTATTATCCGCCCGATATAGGGACGGATCTGAATCGCGGATTTGAAACATTCCGTAAACATGACGATTCAAAGGATGAGCATCTGGAATCGTTATTGAGGGCGTtgatggagaaagagaaaacgACAAATCTCAAGACTGAGGCGGATATTATTACTTGGAGGGGGATGATGACCAAA ATTATTGCGAGTTTGTTTGACTCTAGAGATGGGTTCCAAATGAATGCCACGTGTTTTGAG GGGACAAT CTTTGTCGAGGAAGACCACCAATATAAAGTCGTGACCAGAGCTAGACAAGATGCACGACAGCGTCCTCAGCCAGGAAGACCTTCAGGAGATGCGATGAGTTTCTGGG GATATAAGTTCGAAACTTTATGTCTCATGCCTACTCCATGGCCGGAAACGTCTCGAGATTATATCGAAAATCGAGATACTGAGATTGTGAACAACCATGCCCAATATTGCTCCATtgtaaaaacaaaaattggAGGTAATGCTCTGGTTATTGGTGGAGAAGTTGACGGAA TATACAAGGGATCAAAGTCTGAGGATGGAAAGTCTACGGAGTGGCTCGAGTTGAAAACAAGCGTGACTCCTAGACATCGAGGGGATGAGcagaattttgagaaaaaGCTTCTAAAATTCTGGCTCCAATCGTTTTTGCTTGGAGTTCCTCACATCATAGTCGGAAAACGAAGTCCTGATGGGATTCTTCAAAGCGTCGAAAGAATCAATACGGCCCAAATACCTGGAATGGTAAAGAGAGGGGGAAATAACTCATGGGATGGAGATATGTGTATCAACTTCGCAAATCAGATTCTTCAAT TCCTGAAAGCAACTATTATCGGTGATGGTGTGTGGAAGattcgaagaagagaaaaatccATGGCCATCGAGGTATTCAAGGTAGAAGAAAAGGGACATGGCGGCATACTATCTGATGAATTTGTCGAATGGCGAGGTAAACTTGGTCAACAAACGAGTCTCAATTCT
- the Bcrai1 gene encoding Bcrai1, translating to MSTNNQAHPQVHVFNTLPLNQFERTRDAGNAAISRPQEIAHFSYDDNHEFHLDDSSIRWYYPPDIGTDLNRGFETFRKHDDSKDEHLESLLRALMEKEKTTNLKTEADIITWRGMMTKIIASLFDSRDGFQMNATCFEVS from the exons ATGAGTACTAATAACCAAGCACATCCTCAAGTCCATGTATTTAATACTCTTCCCTTAAATCAATTTGAGAGAACGCGTGATGCCGGCAATGCTGCAATTTCTAGACCTCAG GAAATCGCACATTTTTCTTATGATGACAATCACGAGTTTCATTTAGACGATTCTTCGATTCGCTGGTATTATCCGCCCGATATAGGGACGGATCTGAATCGCGGATTTGAAACATTCCGTAAACATGACGATTCAAAGGATGAGCATCTGGAATCGTTATTGAGGGCGTtgatggagaaagagaaaacgACAAATCTCAAGACTGAGGCGGATATTATTACTTGGAGGGGGATGATGACCAAA ATTATTGCGAGTTTGTTTGACTCTAGAGATGGGTTCCAAATGAATGCCACGTGTTTTGAGGTGAGTTGA